From Glycine max cultivar Williams 82 chromosome 11, Glycine_max_v4.0, whole genome shotgun sequence, the proteins below share one genomic window:
- the LOC100795477 gene encoding uncharacterized protein, protein MENNKKKVVGGGPSSSSFTNFDHLFGPKDPSTTSSSSTSIFGSIFPPPPSTVGGRDSTKQDMGCKNYGAPGNYSYKGESSASGVVSNSKNTTSTNYHHQNETVEPSYYSSSIYYGGQENYSPRTRTTESHHSFKKDKKDDDDPNGNDSNSASRGNWWQGSLYY, encoded by the exons ATGGAgaacaacaaaaagaaagtaGTAGGAGGAGGCCCTTCCTCATCATCATTCACCAACTTTGATCATCTTTTTGGTCCCAAGGACCCATCCACCACTTCATCTTCATCCACCAGCATCTTTGGCTCCATTTTCCCACCCCCTCCTTCCACT GTTGGAGGGAGAGATTCAACAAAACAGGACATGGGATGCAAAAATTATGGAGCACCAG GAAATTACAGTTACAAAGGTGAAAGCAGCGCTAGCGGTGTCGTCTCCAACAGCAAGAATACTACTAGTACCAATTATCATCATCAGAATGAGACAGTGGAGCCCAGCTACTACAGTTCATCAATCTATTATGGTGGTCAAGAAAATTATTCCCCAAGAACCAGGACCACTGAATCCCACCATAGT TTTAAGAAAGACAAGAAGGATGATGATGATCCAAATGGTAATGATTCAAACAGTGCTTCAAGAGGGAACTGGTGGCAAG GTTCTCTTTATTATTAA
- the LOC100779901 gene encoding alpha-amylase inhibitor/lipid transfer/seed storage family protein precursor, which translates to MMNNFVGFFLLLLITVAVAEYDHGPKYPESEHEKHGPCGKFSTLRILTHKLRHCEKAARDVRAPVSSQCCKDLVNVSIPCLYDVFSSDAFKKVGVDPKIAITIPHRCHFAKP; encoded by the coding sequence ATGATGAACAACTTCGTTGGTTTCTTCCTGCTTCTTTTGATCACTGTGGCCGTTGCTGAATACGATCATGGTCCTAAATATCCTGAATCTGAACACGAGAAACATGGTCCATGCGGAAAGTTCAGCACACTTAGAATTTTGACGCATAAACTGCGTCACTGTGAAAAGGCTGCACGAGATGTGAGGGCTCCTGTTTCTTCACAGTGTTGCAAAGACCTTGTAAATGTCAGCATCCCTTGCCTCTATGATGTCTTCTCTTCCGATGCTTTCAAGAAAGTTGGTGTTGATCCCAAAATCGCAATCACCATTCCCCATCGTTGCCATTTCGCCAAGCCATAG